One stretch of Pomacea canaliculata isolate SZHN2017 linkage group LG1, ASM307304v1, whole genome shotgun sequence DNA includes these proteins:
- the LOC112563146 gene encoding G protein-activated inward rectifier potassium channel 3-like isoform X1, giving the protein MCMPPMQTVVMETSYGPINGPAGSLPMTEQDLLENGKVAIVPTESLGRRNSQDSFAEYAARAARQNVHPAFNRRADRHYSKRMRRRLVYKNGEVNITQTNIRKRRRRYLADIFTTLVDIKWRYNLMLFALAFIVSWVIFALIWWLVCFSHGDLDHLNDQNWKPCVMEIRSFTSALLFSIETQHTIGYGYRHTTEECPEAIVLMMFQSCFGVICQALMTGIVFAKLSRPKKRAETLMFSKSACICKQDGDLCLLLRVGDMRKSQIVEAHIRAVLIKKKVTKEGDVLPLYQFDVDLGFNEGRDRLFLVWPVIIVHKIDQASPFWELTPEDLHREQFELIVVLEGIVESTGMTTQARSSYLPGEVLWGHRFERLVTFQKENGQYQIDFSRFHNTIPVDTPNCSAKELAEMTAAGRMPESTGGFVDDDENTSIASKSERYPSPYVVKRHGAAQTDFDDDDDFDSLRSKQSTSTDLGSREESETLL; this is encoded by the coding sequence ATGTGTATGCCCCCCATGCAGACGGTGGTCATGGAAACCAGCTACGGGCCAATCAACGGGCCGGCAGGCAGCCTTCCCATGACAGAGCAGGACCTGCTTGAAAATGGCAAGGTGGCCATCGTGCCCACGGAGAGCTTGGGCCGCCGCAACTCCCAGGACTCCTTCGCCGAATACGCGGCGCGTGCGGCCCGCCAGAACGTGCACCCGGCCTTCAACCGCCGCGCCGACCGCCACTACTCTAAGCGCATGCGCCGTCGCCTGGTGTACAAGAACGGCGAGGTCAACATCACGCAGACCAACATCCGGAAGCGGCGTCGGCGTTACCTGGCCGATATCTTCACCACGCTGGTGGACATCAAATGGCGCTACAATCTCATGCTCTTCGCCCTGGCCTTCATCGTCAGCTGGGTCATCTTCGCCCTCATCTGGTGGCTCGTCTGCTTCTCGCACGGCGACTTGGACCACCTCAACGACCAGAACTGGAAGCCGTGCGTGATGGAGATCCGCTCTTTCACATCCGCCCTCCTCTTCTCGATCGAGACGCAGCACACCATCGGCTACGGCTACCGGCACACCACGGAGGAGTGCCCGGAGGCCATCGTGCTGATGATGTTCCAGTCCTGCTTCGGGGTCATCTGCCAGGCCCTCATGACCGGCATCGTGTTCGCCAAGCTGTCCCGCCCCAAGAAGCGCGCAGAGACGCTCATGTTTAGCAAGAGCGCCTGCATCTGCAAGCAGGATGGCGACCTGTGTCTGCTCTTGCGCGTGGGAGACATGCGCAAGTCGCAGATCGTCGAGGCCCACATCCGCGCCGTCCTGATCAAGAAGAAGGTGACGAAGGAGGGGGACGTCCTGCCCCTGTACCAGTTCGACGTGGACCTGGGCTTCAACGAGGGCAGGGAccgtttgtttttggtttggcCTGTGATAATCGTGCACAAGATAGATCAAGCCAGTCCTTTCTGGGAACTGACGCCGGAGGACCTCCACCGCGAGCAGTTCGAGCTTATCGTGGTCCTCGAGGGCATCGTCGAGAGTACCGGCATGACCACGCAAGCGCGGAGCTCCTACCTGCCCGGGGAGGTCCTTTGGGGCCACCGCTTTGAGCGCCTGGTCACCTTCCAGAAGGAAAACGGCCAGTACCAGATAGATTTCTCGCGGTTCCACAACACCATTCCAGTGGATACTCCAAACTGTAGCGCTAAGGAGTTGGCTGAAATGACAGCTGCCGGGAGGATGCCTGAGTCAACGGGGGGGTTTGTTGACGATGACGAAAACACCTCCATTGCATCCAAGTCTGAAAGGTATCCGAGCCCCTATGTTGTCAAGCGTCATGGTGCTGCACAAActgattttgatgatgatgatgattttgattCGTTGCGAAGCAAGCAAAGCACTAGCACAGACTTAGGTTCGCGGGAAGAATCTGAGACACTCCTTTGA
- the LOC112563146 gene encoding G protein-activated inward rectifier potassium channel 3-like isoform X2, which yields MCMPPMQTVVMETSYGPINGPAGSLPMTEQDLLENGKVAIVPTESLGRRNSQDSFAEYAARAARQNVHPAFNRRADRHYSKRMRRRLVYKNGEVNITQTNIRKRRRRYLADIFTTLVDIKWRYNLMLFALAFIVSWVIFALIWWLVCFSHGDLDHLNDQNWKPCVMEIRSFTSALLFSIETQHTIGYGYRHTTEECPEAIVLMMFQSCFGVICQALMTGIVFAKLSRPKKRAETLMFSKSACICKQDGDLCLLLRVGDMRKSQIVEAHIRAVLIKKKVTKEGDVLPLYQFDVDLGFNEGRDRLFLVWPVIIVHKIDQASPFWELTPEDLHREQFELIVVLEGIVESTGMTTQARSSYLPGEVLWGHRFERLVTFQKENGQYQIDFSRFHNTIPVDTPNCSAKELAEMTAAGRMPESTGGFVDDDENTSIASKSERSICESDNDFDEDEDLERPVKDARKASVGTQWRDFFHVEEYD from the coding sequence ATGTGTATGCCCCCCATGCAGACGGTGGTCATGGAAACCAGCTACGGGCCAATCAACGGGCCGGCAGGCAGCCTTCCCATGACAGAGCAGGACCTGCTTGAAAATGGCAAGGTGGCCATCGTGCCCACGGAGAGCTTGGGCCGCCGCAACTCCCAGGACTCCTTCGCCGAATACGCGGCGCGTGCGGCCCGCCAGAACGTGCACCCGGCCTTCAACCGCCGCGCCGACCGCCACTACTCTAAGCGCATGCGCCGTCGCCTGGTGTACAAGAACGGCGAGGTCAACATCACGCAGACCAACATCCGGAAGCGGCGTCGGCGTTACCTGGCCGATATCTTCACCACGCTGGTGGACATCAAATGGCGCTACAATCTCATGCTCTTCGCCCTGGCCTTCATCGTCAGCTGGGTCATCTTCGCCCTCATCTGGTGGCTCGTCTGCTTCTCGCACGGCGACTTGGACCACCTCAACGACCAGAACTGGAAGCCGTGCGTGATGGAGATCCGCTCTTTCACATCCGCCCTCCTCTTCTCGATCGAGACGCAGCACACCATCGGCTACGGCTACCGGCACACCACGGAGGAGTGCCCGGAGGCCATCGTGCTGATGATGTTCCAGTCCTGCTTCGGGGTCATCTGCCAGGCCCTCATGACCGGCATCGTGTTCGCCAAGCTGTCCCGCCCCAAGAAGCGCGCAGAGACGCTCATGTTTAGCAAGAGCGCCTGCATCTGCAAGCAGGATGGCGACCTGTGTCTGCTCTTGCGCGTGGGAGACATGCGCAAGTCGCAGATCGTCGAGGCCCACATCCGCGCCGTCCTGATCAAGAAGAAGGTGACGAAGGAGGGGGACGTCCTGCCCCTGTACCAGTTCGACGTGGACCTGGGCTTCAACGAGGGCAGGGAccgtttgtttttggtttggcCTGTGATAATCGTGCACAAGATAGATCAAGCCAGTCCTTTCTGGGAACTGACGCCGGAGGACCTCCACCGCGAGCAGTTCGAGCTTATCGTGGTCCTCGAGGGCATCGTCGAGAGTACCGGCATGACCACGCAAGCGCGGAGCTCCTACCTGCCCGGGGAGGTCCTTTGGGGCCACCGCTTTGAGCGCCTGGTCACCTTCCAGAAGGAAAACGGCCAGTACCAGATAGATTTCTCGCGGTTCCACAACACCATTCCAGTGGATACTCCAAACTGTAGCGCTAAGGAGTTGGCTGAAATGACAGCTGCCGGGAGGATGCCTGAGTCAACGGGGGGGTTTGTTGACGATGACGAAAACACCTCCATTGCATCCAAGTCTGAAAG